In a genomic window of Candidatus Eisenbacteria bacterium:
- a CDS encoding BamA/TamA family outer membrane protein: protein MKDGRRLRGLRGARLALAVVFAALGIGASAPAHAQYFGQNKVQYRTYDWRSIESDHFQIYFYPELDSLARRVLDLAEKTNTTLTKVMGHQLTRRIPIILYGSHNDFAQTNVTPQLIDAGTGGFTELLRNRVVLPFMGPYEDLRHVVVHELVHAYMFDMLYGGAAGAMLARQSFYQVPLWFAEGLAEYVSLGMESNAEMFLRDGTISGYLPPLMYSGGYIVYKQGQSAVSYLVERFGDERLRDLLQRIRQMRSFEGAFQKSLGVSIGRFDEQWRSWLRKRYWPTVASKQDPEHFARRLTDHRREQNYVNTAPSVSPQGDRVVFVSDRRQYTDVYLMSAFDGKVLRRVIRGERNVQFESIPSFRASLTWSPDGRELALVAKSNGYDVLYVISAESGKIIKRFDLGCPSMSYPSWSPTSDSIAVVGVRGDRADIYMVDRTSNKAWRLTNDTYDEMELTWRPDGNGITFSSDRLAPVVLHPLRREKGHGAYGIFGMDLQTREITQVLDTQGEDHSPAWSSDGSKLAFISDLGGTPNIYLWDAKDASITQLTDVQGGVTSLSWSRQHDRLVFAAFNNGGVDIFAVREALSLDPVMERLRANAPHAVVSPEGMQEQVDSITVTEPETKGALAVSWPDTLSGPDSTLMAREDPRSAGSGAARGVQVENPFETSPWAMGGQPQGWAPPDTAGPLPTRSPLHDNGGPFAVADSVLWQKPTKYRGRLSADYAGAGFYASTLGVIGQTQFAFSDFLGNHNLYLATDVISDDLSETNALLVYTYLPRRWDFSTGVFHFKNYYSSQVSPLGEQLGTPRLFSERSYGALVSTAYPFDRFRRLEFGYTQMFVERQFYDEDANGVLFEGRKEHLAVSSPSISLVGDNALFGYYGPVNGGRYNFTYSPSFPVNRRGLSYQTAVLDMRRYWDMTHGHSFATRVLAGVSGGRNPQTFEIGGFSTLRGYDDFSIYGSRVALANFEYRFPFIQQLGLVGPLPLGFFNLRGVGFLDVGNAWYQDYTPRLSSVVDGKRRLQDLKVGYGTGIRTALSFFIVKVDVAWNTDFVSNSKPQWYFSIGPEF, encoded by the coding sequence ATGAAGGACGGTAGAAGGCTGAGGGGCCTTCGCGGAGCTCGGCTCGCGCTCGCGGTGGTCTTCGCCGCGCTCGGAATCGGCGCCAGCGCCCCAGCACACGCGCAGTACTTCGGGCAGAACAAGGTCCAATACCGGACCTACGACTGGCGCTCGATCGAGTCGGATCACTTCCAGATCTACTTCTATCCCGAGCTCGACAGCCTCGCCCGCCGGGTGCTGGACCTGGCCGAGAAGACCAACACCACCCTCACCAAAGTGATGGGGCACCAGCTCACCCGCCGGATCCCCATCATCCTCTACGGCTCCCACAACGACTTCGCCCAGACCAACGTCACCCCACAGCTGATCGACGCCGGCACCGGCGGCTTCACCGAGCTGCTCCGCAATCGCGTCGTGCTGCCGTTCATGGGTCCGTACGAGGATCTGCGACACGTCGTGGTCCACGAGCTCGTCCACGCGTACATGTTCGACATGCTCTACGGCGGAGCGGCCGGCGCGATGCTGGCGCGCCAGAGCTTCTATCAGGTGCCGCTCTGGTTCGCGGAGGGGCTCGCGGAGTACGTCTCGCTGGGCATGGAGTCGAACGCGGAGATGTTCCTGCGTGACGGGACCATCTCGGGCTACCTGCCGCCGCTCATGTATTCGGGCGGCTACATCGTTTACAAGCAGGGCCAGTCGGCCGTCAGCTACCTGGTCGAGCGCTTCGGCGACGAGCGCCTGCGCGACCTGCTGCAGCGGATCCGCCAGATGCGCAGCTTCGAGGGCGCCTTCCAGAAGAGTCTCGGCGTGTCGATCGGACGCTTCGACGAGCAGTGGCGTTCGTGGCTCCGCAAGCGCTACTGGCCGACGGTCGCCAGCAAGCAGGACCCCGAGCACTTCGCGCGCCGGCTCACCGACCACCGGCGCGAGCAGAACTACGTGAACACCGCGCCCTCGGTGTCGCCCCAGGGCGACCGCGTGGTGTTCGTCTCCGACCGCCGCCAGTACACCGACGTGTATCTGATGTCGGCGTTCGACGGGAAGGTCCTGCGCCGGGTGATCCGCGGCGAGCGCAATGTGCAGTTCGAGTCCATCCCGAGCTTCCGCGCGTCGCTGACCTGGTCGCCAGACGGCAGGGAGCTGGCGCTGGTGGCCAAGAGCAACGGCTACGACGTGCTCTACGTGATCTCGGCCGAGAGCGGGAAGATCATCAAGCGCTTCGACCTGGGCTGTCCTTCGATGTCGTATCCATCGTGGTCGCCGACCTCGGACTCGATCGCGGTGGTCGGGGTCAGAGGGGATCGCGCCGACATCTACATGGTCGATCGCACCAGCAACAAGGCCTGGCGCCTCACCAACGACACCTACGACGAGATGGAGCTGACCTGGCGCCCCGACGGCAACGGCATCACGTTTTCGTCGGATCGGCTGGCCCCCGTGGTGCTGCATCCGCTGCGCCGCGAGAAAGGGCACGGCGCCTATGGCATCTTCGGCATGGATCTCCAAACCCGTGAGATCACTCAGGTGCTCGACACGCAGGGCGAGGATCACTCACCGGCCTGGTCCTCCGACGGCTCGAAGCTGGCCTTCATCTCCGACCTCGGCGGCACCCCCAACATCTATCTGTGGGACGCCAAGGACGCGTCGATCACCCAGCTCACCGACGTGCAGGGCGGAGTGACCAGCCTGAGCTGGTCCCGGCAGCACGACCGCCTGGTGTTCGCCGCATTCAACAACGGCGGCGTCGACATCTTCGCGGTTCGCGAAGCGCTGTCGCTCGATCCGGTCATGGAGCGGCTGCGCGCCAATGCTCCGCACGCCGTGGTGAGCCCCGAAGGCATGCAGGAGCAGGTCGATTCGATTACCGTGACCGAGCCCGAGACGAAAGGGGCTCTGGCGGTGAGCTGGCCGGACACGCTGAGCGGTCCCGATTCGACGCTGATGGCGCGCGAGGATCCGCGTTCCGCGGGAAGCGGCGCGGCCCGTGGGGTCCAGGTGGAAAACCCGTTCGAGACCTCGCCGTGGGCGATGGGGGGCCAGCCCCAGGGCTGGGCGCCGCCGGATACCGCCGGCCCGCTGCCGACGCGGTCTCCGCTCCACGACAACGGGGGTCCGTTCGCGGTCGCCGACAGCGTGCTCTGGCAGAAACCCACCAAGTACCGGGGACGGCTGTCGGCGGACTACGCGGGCGCAGGCTTCTACGCCTCGACCCTGGGGGTCATCGGGCAGACGCAGTTCGCGTTCAGCGACTTCCTCGGCAATCACAATCTCTATCTCGCCACCGACGTCATCAGTGACGACCTGAGCGAGACCAATGCGTTGCTGGTCTACACCTACCTGCCGCGCCGCTGGGATTTCTCGACCGGCGTCTTCCACTTCAAGAACTACTACTCCTCGCAGGTCTCGCCGCTCGGCGAGCAGCTCGGCACGCCGCGGCTGTTCTCGGAGCGCAGCTACGGCGCGCTCGTGTCGACCGCGTATCCCTTCGACCGCTTCCGTCGCCTCGAGTTCGGATACACGCAGATGTTCGTGGAGCGTCAGTTCTACGACGAAGATGCCAACGGCGTGCTGTTCGAGGGGCGGAAGGAGCACCTGGCGGTCAGCTCGCCGTCGATCTCGCTGGTTGGGGACAATGCGCTGTTCGGCTACTACGGCCCGGTCAACGGCGGTCGCTACAACTTCACCTACAGCCCGTCGTTTCCGGTCAACCGCCGCGGCCTCTCGTATCAGACCGCGGTGCTCGACATGCGTCGCTACTGGGACATGACCCATGGCCACTCCTTCGCCACGCGCGTGCTGGCGGGCGTGAGCGGCGGCCGCAATCCCCAGACCTTCGAGATCGGCGGGTTCTCGACGCTGCGGGGCTACGATGACTTCTCGATCTACGGATCGCGCGTGGCGCTCGCCAACTTCGAGTACCGCTTCCCGTTCATCCAGCAACTGGGGCTCGTGGGACCGCTGCCGCTCGGGTTCTTCAACCTGCGAGGCGTCGGTTTCCTCGACGTCGGCAACGCCTGGTACCAGGACTACACGCCGCGGCTCAGCAGCGTCGTCGACGGCAAGCGACGGCTGCAGGACCTCAAGGTCGGCTACGGCACGGGGATTCGCACCGCCCTGTCGTTCTTCATCGTCAAGGTCGACGTGGCGTGGAACACGGACTTCGTGAGCAACAGCAAGCCTCAGTGGTACTTCAGCATCGGTCCCGAGTTCTGA
- the gatB gene encoding Asp-tRNA(Asn)/Glu-tRNA(Gln) amidotransferase subunit GatB: MAYEAVIGLECHIQLRTRTKMFCECPAEFGAAANSNVCPVCLGLPGALPIANRSAIDFALRLGLALKCEVRGESVFARKNYFYPDMPKNYQITQYDRPLCEGGALPARIEGEERSFALTRIHVEEDTGKSFHPEKLGDRRISRVDFNRAGVPLLEMVTEPVFHAPAECAAFLAALRRLVRWLDISDGDMEKGHLRCDANVSIRAPGTTKLGTKTEIKNLNSIKGVERGIAAEIARQTSVLDSGGRIEQATLLYDADHDKLAVMRSKEHAHDYRYFPEPDLPLLRVSGEWIAEAKASLPELPWELEARFVSGFGLPAYDAAVLSQDRGLADYFEKVAAIASAKAASNWVMGEALGRMNARAWSLAEWSKRVTPVSLGELVRRVESKEITGPLAKVALDAMADEGADAITVLERAEYQVRRGADELLPLVREVIEEHPGPVAQYRGGKAATIGFLVGQVMKKSGGQAVPQVVKELLEKELVGKS, from the coding sequence ATGGCCTACGAAGCGGTAATCGGGCTGGAGTGCCACATCCAGCTCCGCACCCGCACCAAGATGTTCTGCGAGTGCCCGGCCGAGTTCGGGGCGGCGGCGAACAGCAACGTGTGTCCGGTGTGCCTCGGGCTCCCCGGAGCGCTGCCGATCGCCAATCGCTCGGCGATCGACTTCGCGCTGCGGCTGGGACTGGCGCTGAAATGCGAGGTCCGCGGCGAGAGCGTGTTCGCCCGCAAGAACTACTTCTACCCCGACATGCCGAAGAACTACCAGATCACCCAGTATGACCGGCCTCTGTGTGAGGGCGGAGCGCTGCCGGCACGCATCGAGGGGGAGGAGCGAAGCTTCGCGCTGACTCGCATCCATGTCGAGGAGGACACGGGAAAGTCGTTCCATCCCGAGAAGCTCGGCGACCGCAGGATCTCTCGCGTCGACTTCAATCGCGCCGGCGTGCCGCTGCTCGAGATGGTGACCGAGCCCGTCTTCCACGCGCCGGCCGAGTGCGCGGCATTCCTGGCGGCGCTGCGGCGCCTGGTGCGCTGGCTCGACATCTCGGACGGAGACATGGAGAAGGGCCATCTGCGCTGTGACGCGAATGTCTCGATCCGCGCGCCGGGGACCACGAAGCTCGGGACCAAGACCGAGATCAAGAATCTGAACTCGATCAAGGGGGTCGAAAGAGGGATCGCCGCGGAGATCGCGCGGCAGACCTCGGTGCTCGATTCGGGCGGCAGGATCGAGCAGGCGACGCTCCTGTACGACGCGGACCACGACAAGCTCGCGGTGATGCGCTCCAAGGAGCACGCACATGATTATCGATACTTTCCGGAGCCCGATTTGCCGCTGTTGAGAGTGTCCGGCGAGTGGATCGCCGAAGCCAAGGCTTCCCTGCCCGAGCTGCCGTGGGAGCTGGAGGCACGCTTCGTCTCTGGATTTGGATTGCCGGCCTACGACGCCGCGGTGCTGTCTCAGGATCGCGGCCTCGCGGACTACTTCGAGAAAGTGGCCGCGATCGCGTCCGCCAAGGCCGCCAGCAACTGGGTGATGGGAGAGGCGCTCGGCCGCATGAACGCGCGCGCGTGGTCCCTCGCGGAGTGGTCGAAGCGGGTCACGCCGGTTTCACTCGGCGAGCTCGTTCGCCGGGTGGAGAGCAAGGAGATCACCGGTCCTCTGGCCAAAGTGGCGCTGGACGCGATGGCCGACGAAGGCGCGGATGCGATCACGGTGCTGGAGCGCGCCGAGTACCAGGTGCGCCGCGGCGCCGACGAGCTGTTGCCGCTGGTGAGAGAGGTGATCGAGGAGCACCCCGGTCCGGTGGCGCAGTATCGCGGGGGAAAGGCCGCCACGATCGGCTTCCTGGTGGGCCAGGTGATGAAGAAGAGCGGCGGCCAGGCCGTGCCGCAGGTGGTGAAGGAGCTGCTCGAGAAGGAGCTGGTGGGGAAGAGCTAG
- the gatA gene encoding Asp-tRNA(Asn)/Glu-tRNA(Gln) amidotransferase subunit GatA: protein MTDLWKLSAKALAERVRTGKAKAVEAVESGWEGPAKTWESDVHAILAADPKARASGAAAVVDGPLTGVPVVVKDNLCTTDYPTTCGSRILAGYRSPYDATVIRRLRGAGAVVTGKGNMDEFAMGSSTEYSAFGPTRNPYDLERVPGGSSGGPAAAVAYGLSPVSLGSDTGGSVRQPAAFCGVLGLKPTYGRLSRYGLVAFGSSLDQVGIFARHVSDVATTYTSLAGPDPCDATTRQTPAPDVSGWDTGVRGLRFGWPANLWKAGVETDVVRGLEEAAEWLEKAGAVRVPLEFMPGEFAVATYYLVATAEASSNLARFDGVRYGFRHADSEDVRALYTKTRSEGFGPEVQRRILLGTYALSAGYYDAYYLTAQKARTRIRREFQEAFARSDFMVLPASPTLPFRIGEKTDDPLAMYLSDIFTIGANLAGIPGLTVPVGLTASRLPKAVQLLGPEDAEPTLLRAARAIEVRGDIARMAAAHETEFAWPTKR, encoded by the coding sequence GTGACCGATCTCTGGAAGCTGTCGGCCAAAGCGCTCGCGGAGCGGGTGAGAACCGGCAAGGCCAAGGCCGTCGAGGCCGTCGAGTCGGGGTGGGAGGGACCCGCGAAGACGTGGGAGTCGGACGTCCACGCGATCCTCGCCGCGGACCCGAAGGCACGCGCTTCAGGCGCCGCCGCCGTGGTGGACGGCCCGCTCACGGGCGTACCGGTGGTGGTGAAGGACAACCTGTGCACCACCGACTACCCGACGACGTGTGGCTCGAGGATCCTCGCCGGCTATCGCTCCCCTTACGACGCCACGGTGATCCGGCGACTGCGCGGCGCCGGTGCGGTGGTGACCGGTAAAGGCAACATGGATGAGTTCGCGATGGGCTCGTCCACCGAGTACAGCGCCTTCGGACCGACTCGCAACCCTTACGACCTCGAGCGTGTTCCCGGCGGCTCGAGTGGCGGCCCCGCGGCGGCGGTGGCCTATGGGCTCTCGCCCGTCTCGCTGGGCTCGGACACCGGGGGCTCCGTGCGGCAGCCTGCGGCGTTCTGCGGCGTGCTCGGCCTCAAGCCCACGTACGGCCGGCTGTCGCGCTACGGGCTGGTCGCGTTCGGCTCGTCGCTCGATCAGGTCGGGATCTTCGCCCGCCACGTCTCCGACGTCGCGACCACGTACACGTCGCTTGCCGGTCCCGATCCGTGTGACGCCACCACGCGGCAGACGCCGGCCCCCGATGTGAGCGGCTGGGACACGGGCGTGCGCGGGTTGCGATTCGGCTGGCCGGCGAATCTCTGGAAGGCCGGCGTCGAAACCGACGTGGTGCGCGGGCTGGAGGAGGCGGCCGAGTGGCTCGAGAAGGCGGGAGCGGTGCGTGTGCCGCTCGAGTTCATGCCCGGAGAGTTCGCGGTCGCGACGTACTACCTGGTGGCGACCGCGGAGGCCAGCTCCAACCTGGCGCGCTTCGACGGCGTTCGCTACGGCTTCCGGCACGCGGACAGCGAAGACGTGAGGGCGCTCTACACGAAGACGCGCAGCGAGGGCTTCGGCCCCGAGGTGCAGCGCCGCATCCTGCTCGGCACCTATGCATTGTCGGCCGGCTACTACGACGCCTACTACCTCACGGCGCAGAAGGCGCGCACCCGCATCCGGCGCGAGTTTCAGGAGGCCTTCGCCCGAAGCGACTTCATGGTGCTGCCGGCGTCGCCGACTCTGCCCTTCAGGATCGGCGAGAAGACCGACGATCCGCTGGCGATGTACCTGAGCGACATCTTCACCATCGGCGCCAACCTGGCCGGCATTCCGGGACTCACCGTGCCGGTCGGGCTGACCGCGAGCCGGCTGCCGAAGGCGGTGCAGCTGCTCGGGCCGGAAGACGCGGAGCCCACGCTCCTGCGCGCGGCGCGCGCCATCGAGGTGCGGGGCGACATCGCGCGCATGGCCGCCGCTCACGAGACGGAGTTCGCATGGCCTACGAAGCGGTAA
- the gatC gene encoding Asp-tRNA(Asn)/Glu-tRNA(Gln) amidotransferase subunit GatC, producing the protein MSIDRAEVARIAELARLHIPEDQVERLASQLSQVLDFAATIQQLDLEGCEPTVFAPADAPLRQDQPDGRRLTPEQALAAAPEGEHGFFLVPPIVENVNP; encoded by the coding sequence ATGTCGATTGATCGTGCCGAAGTCGCCCGCATCGCCGAGCTGGCTCGGCTGCACATCCCCGAGGACCAGGTCGAGCGTCTGGCTTCGCAGCTCTCGCAGGTGCTCGACTTCGCCGCGACCATCCAGCAGCTCGACTTGGAGGGCTGCGAGCCGACGGTGTTCGCGCCGGCCGACGCTCCTCTCCGTCAGGACCAGCCCGATGGTCGGCGGCTCACGCCCGAGCAGGCGCTGGCGGCCGCACCGGAAGGCGAGCACGGCTTCTTCCTGGTGCCGCCGATCGTGGAGAACGTGAACCCGTGA
- a CDS encoding UvrD-helicase domain-containing protein: MSNSVFLNDAQRAAVEHPAGPLLVLAGAGSGKTRVLTERVGRLLESGIAADHVLAFTFTNRAAREMRERIERRVGREASRRLWVGTFHGTGLRILRREARREAVAGRGADFVIYDREDQEGVLKEVLKSMGLTEEAARPGEFLGRISDAKSALVTPAEALPVAMTPLQKRVTEAYALYEEALRRRSAFDFDDLIAQVVWLFRERPQVGEYYAKRFEHVLVDEYQDTNHAQFRVVEALGKGHGNVFVVGDDDQMIFSWRGADLTNVLDFERAFSGAAVIKLEQNYRSTGNILAAANAVIENNRDRKGKRLWCERDAGASLRFVLAPDETEEARRVVQFIHDRALAPGASQKLRDCAVLYRTHAQSRALETELRHRKIPYELVGGISFYQRREVKDLLAYLRLAVNPSDTAAFWRALNTPKRGLGEAVRARIEARMESGAKAPVEALRGALQEGALARGAGSATAWLSLLDELRTRVAEPADQLLRLVLERTSYLDWIAEEDERLAMERVGNVQELLESAAAFAATAADPGLAAYLAEAALLTDADRLEEGADRLLLLTAHNAKGLEFDVVVVAGLEEGLFPHASSLEIPSELEEERRLFYVALTRARDQLLLTAAAFRHRYTSGGYGAAGGQVSRFVDEIPSELLDRDEPVAVRRAVEDDDYPDAWRPRRGPREPREWDSGSPRDSWTSSGPTKRSPAVGREVFHESFGRGIVMAAEGQGDTLRYTVRFGTRIKKVLARFLTEGSHVD; the protein is encoded by the coding sequence TTGTCGAACTCCGTATTCCTGAACGACGCCCAGCGAGCCGCCGTCGAGCACCCCGCTGGCCCGCTGCTGGTGCTGGCGGGAGCGGGGAGCGGCAAGACGCGCGTGCTCACCGAGCGGGTCGGCCGCCTGCTGGAATCGGGGATCGCCGCCGATCACGTGCTGGCCTTCACCTTCACCAATCGCGCCGCGCGAGAGATGCGGGAGCGCATCGAGCGCCGAGTCGGGCGCGAAGCCTCTCGCCGGCTCTGGGTGGGCACCTTCCACGGCACCGGGCTCAGGATCCTGCGCCGCGAGGCGAGGCGTGAAGCGGTCGCCGGGCGCGGTGCGGACTTCGTGATCTACGACCGCGAGGACCAGGAAGGCGTGCTGAAGGAAGTGCTGAAGAGCATGGGACTGACCGAGGAAGCGGCGCGTCCGGGAGAGTTCCTCGGCAGGATCAGCGATGCCAAGAGCGCGCTGGTGACTCCCGCCGAAGCGCTGCCGGTGGCGATGACCCCGCTCCAGAAACGGGTGACCGAGGCCTACGCGCTCTACGAAGAGGCGCTGCGGCGCCGCTCGGCGTTCGACTTCGACGACCTGATCGCGCAGGTCGTGTGGCTGTTCCGCGAACGTCCGCAGGTCGGCGAGTATTACGCGAAGCGCTTCGAGCACGTGCTGGTGGACGAGTACCAGGACACGAACCACGCTCAGTTCCGTGTGGTCGAGGCGCTGGGGAAGGGGCACGGCAACGTGTTCGTGGTCGGTGACGACGACCAGATGATCTTTTCCTGGCGCGGCGCAGATCTCACCAACGTCCTCGATTTCGAGCGTGCGTTCTCGGGCGCCGCGGTCATCAAGCTCGAGCAGAACTACCGCTCGACCGGGAACATCCTGGCTGCGGCCAACGCGGTGATCGAGAACAATCGCGACCGCAAGGGCAAGCGACTGTGGTGCGAGCGCGACGCAGGAGCTTCGCTCCGTTTCGTGCTTGCTCCCGACGAGACGGAAGAGGCGCGCCGGGTCGTCCAGTTCATCCACGACCGCGCGCTCGCGCCCGGTGCGAGCCAGAAGCTCAGGGACTGCGCGGTGCTGTACCGCACGCACGCCCAGTCCCGCGCGCTCGAGACCGAGCTGCGGCACCGGAAGATTCCCTATGAGCTGGTGGGCGGCATCTCCTTCTACCAGCGCCGCGAGGTGAAGGACCTGCTCGCCTACCTGCGGCTGGCGGTCAATCCCAGCGACACCGCCGCCTTCTGGCGCGCGCTCAATACGCCCAAGCGCGGTCTCGGCGAAGCCGTCCGCGCCCGCATCGAGGCGCGCATGGAGTCGGGGGCCAAGGCCCCGGTCGAGGCCCTGCGCGGAGCGCTGCAGGAAGGCGCGCTGGCACGGGGCGCTGGGTCGGCAACCGCGTGGCTGTCCTTGCTGGACGAGCTGCGGACTCGCGTCGCCGAGCCGGCCGATCAGCTGCTGCGGCTCGTGCTCGAGCGCACCAGCTATCTCGACTGGATCGCGGAAGAGGACGAGCGCCTGGCCATGGAGCGCGTGGGCAACGTGCAGGAGCTGCTCGAGTCGGCGGCGGCCTTTGCGGCCACCGCGGCGGATCCCGGGCTCGCGGCGTATCTGGCGGAGGCGGCGCTGCTGACCGACGCCGACCGCCTCGAAGAAGGCGCCGACCGGCTGCTGCTGCTCACCGCTCACAATGCCAAGGGTCTCGAGTTCGACGTGGTGGTGGTGGCCGGGCTCGAGGAAGGACTGTTTCCGCATGCCAGCTCGCTCGAAATTCCCTCCGAGCTGGAAGAGGAGCGCCGCTTGTTCTACGTCGCGCTGACCCGCGCGCGCGACCAGCTGCTGCTGACCGCCGCCGCGTTCCGCCACCGCTACACCTCGGGCGGGTACGGCGCGGCGGGCGGGCAGGTGTCGCGCTTCGTGGACGAGATCCCGAGCGAGCTGCTGGACCGCGATGAGCCGGTGGCGGTGAGGCGTGCGGTCGAGGACGACGACTATCCGGACGCCTGGCGGCCACGGCGCGGACCGCGGGAGCCGCGCGAGTGGGACAGTGGGTCGCCGCGCGATTCGTGGACCTCGTCCGGGCCGACCAAGCGGTCGCCTGCGGTCGGTCGCGAAGTGTTTCACGAGAGCTTCGGACGCGGAATCGTCATGGCCGCCGAAGGCCAGGGCGACACGCTGCGCTACACCGTGCGCTTCGGCACCCGCATCAAGAAGGTGCTGGCGCGTTTCCTCACCGAGGGCAGCCATGTCGATTGA